The Triticum dicoccoides isolate Atlit2015 ecotype Zavitan chromosome 6A, WEW_v2.0, whole genome shotgun sequence genome has a window encoding:
- the LOC119314200 gene encoding uncharacterized protein LOC119314200, with protein MSGSAGGGRRGWSPFDAIRSFPSNPESLMSQIDAAIASTEYARACALLDPAPASTSSRPPRGKGEKEEEASPAARAPPPPAAACHDARVADEAYRAACAALGAGRPDAAVRSLRAALASCPPENAAAVAKVRSMLAIASAQLHRQQHQAQQQSGRK; from the coding sequence ATGTCGGGcagcgccggcggcgggcggcggggctggAGCCCGTTCGACGCGATCCGGAGCTTCCCTTCGAATCCCGAGTCCCTCATGTCCCagatcgacgccgccatcgcctccACGGAGTACGCCCGCGCCTGCGCCCTCCTCGACCCCGCCCCCGCCTCCACCTCCTCGCGGCCTCCGCGCGGCAAgggagagaaggaggaggaggcgtcgcCCGCGGCGCGGGCGCCTCCTCCCCCTGCCGCCGCCTGCCACGACGCGCGGGTCGCGGACGAGGCGTACCGCGCGGCGTGCGCGGCGCTCGGGGCCGGGCGGCCGGACGCGGCCGTGCGGTCGCTGCGGGCGGCGCTGGCCAGCTGCCCGCCGGAGAACGCCGCGGCGGTCGCCAAGGTGAGGTCGATGCTGGCCATCGCGTCCGCGCAGCTGCACAGGCAGCAGCACCAGGCTCAGCAGCAGAGCGGCAGGAAATGA
- the LOC119317917 gene encoding presequence protease 1, chloroplastic/mitochondrial-like, whose protein sequence is MERVALLRTSGRRLLQRCGRPRPLVPAASSSAPRRRLTSSSSAASSCSSSSRGGSSCLLAAAAPLHLHAAGRYWPLTAPGFARRLSVPAVSTSPSPVPSDTDDVHEYAAKLGFEKVSEQVIDECKSAAVLYKHKKTGAEVMSVANDDENKVFGIVFRTPPKNSTGIPHILEHSVLCGSRKYPLKEPFVELLKGSLHTFLNAFTYPDRTCYPVASTNTKDFYNLVDVYLDAVFFPKCVEDFQTFQQEGWHYELNSPEEEISYKGVVFNEMKGVYSQPDNIMGRVSQQALSPDNTYGVDSGGDPNDIPKLTFEEFKEFHSKFYHPSNARIWFYGDDDTKERLQILSEYLDLFEASPARNESKVMPQKLFKEPVRIAEKYPAGQEGDLKKKYMVCTNWLLSEEPLDVETELALGFLDHLLLGTPASPLRRILLESGLGEAIVGGGVEDELLQPQFSIGLKGVSEDNIEKVEELVMQILKNLAEEGFAPEAVEASMNTIEFSLRENNTGSFPRGLSLMLRSMGKWIYDMDPFEPLKYEQPLQQLKARISEKGSKAVFSPLIEKYILNNVHRVTVEMQPDPEKASRDEAAEKEILKQVKSSMTQEDLAELARATKELKDKQETPDPPEALKAVPSLSLQDIPKKPIHVPIEVGEINGVKVLQHDLFTNDVVYSEVVFDMGSMKKEHLQLLPLFCQSLLEMGTKDMDFVQLNQLIGRKTGGISVYPLTSSIKGTDDPLTRIVVRGKAMSTRVEDLFHLMNCLLQDVQFTEQQRFKQFVSQSKARMENRLRGSGHGIAAARMDAKLNAAGWISEQMGGVSYLEYLRDLETRIDQDWDRISASLEEMRKSLFSKEGCLINITSDSKNLEKSGQHIAKFLDALPSAPSLGSDPWLSRLPSVNEAIVIPTQVNYVGKAGNLYQSGYQLNGSAYVISKHISNTWLWDRVRVSGGAYGGFCEFDTHSGVFSYLSYRDPNLLKTLDVYDGTAKFLRELEVDDDALTKAIIGTIGDVDSYQLPDAKGYSSLMRYLLGITEEERQQRREEILATSVKDFKEFADAVEMINDNGVVVAVASPDDVEAANKEKSLFSDIKKCL, encoded by the exons ATGGAGCGGGTGGCGCTGCTCCgcacctccggccgccgcctcctccagcgCTGCGGCAGGCCCAGGCCCCTCgtgcccgccgcctcctcctccgcgccgCGTCGCCGGTTGACCTCCTCCTCGTCGGCGGCGTcgtcctgctcctcctcgtcgcgcgGCGGCTCGTCCTGCCTCCTGGCCGCGGCCGCGCCGCTGCACCTGCACGCCGCGGGGCGGTACTGGCCGCTCACCGCGCCCGGCTTCGCGAGGCGCCTCTCCGTCCCCGCCGTCTCCACCTCGCCCTCCCCTGTGCCCAGTG ACACCGATGATGTCCATGAGTATGCGGCAAAGCTAGGCTTCGAAAAGGTATCTGAACAAGTCATAGACGAGTGCAAATCAGCTGCTGTTCTCTACAAGCACAAGAAGACAGGCGCAGAAGTGATGTCCGTGGCAAACGATGATGAGAATAAAGTGTTCGGCATTGTATTCCGTACCCCTCC GAAAAATTCGACTGGCATACCTCACATTCTTGAGCATAGTGTTCTCTGTGGATCAAGAAAGTACCCTTTGAAAGAGCCATTTGTTGAGCTCTTAAAGGGTAGTCTGCATACTTTCCTGAATGCGTTCACCTATCCGGATCGGACGTGTTATCCAGTTGCATCAACAAACACCAAG GATTTCTATAACTTGGTTGATGTATACCTTGATGCTGTATTTTTCCCTAAGTGTGTTGAGGACTTCCAAACATTTCAACAGGAAGGTTGGCATTATGAGCTTAACAGCCCCGAAGAAGAGATATCCTACAAAG GTGTTGTCTTCAACGAGATGAAAGGAGTCTACTCTCAACCTGATAACATAATGGGCCGTGTGTCTCAACAG GCACTTTCTCCTGATAACACGTATGGTGTGGATAGTGGTGGGGACCCAAATGATATCCCAAAGCTTACTTTCGAAGAATTCAAG gaGTTCCACAGTAAGTTTTACCATCCGAGCAATGCTAGGATCTGGTTCTACGGTGATGATGACACAAAAGAGCGACTACAAATTCTAAGTG AATACCTTGACCTGTTTGAAGCCAGCCCTGCTCGTAATGAATCAAAGGTTATGCCTCAGAAACTTTTCAAAGAGCCAGTGAGGATTGCAGAGAAGTATCCTGCTGGCCAAGAAGGTGATTTGAAAAAGAAATATATGGTTTGCACCAACTGGCTGTTGTCAGAGGAGCCACTGGACGTAGAGACAGAGCTTGCACTTGGTTTCCTGGATCACCTGTTGCTGGGCACTCCCGCTTCACCACTTAGAAGAATTCTTCTTGAAAGTGGTTTAGGAGAGGCTATTGTGGGAGGTGGTGTTGAGGATGAGCTTCTTCAACCCCAATTCAGTATAGGCTTGAAAGGTGTATCTGAGGATAACATTGAGAAAGTTGAAGAGCTGGTTATGCAAATTTTGAAGAATTTGGCAGAGGAGGGATTTGCACCAGAAGCAGTGGAAGCATCTATGAACACGATCGAATTCTCTCTCAGGGAGAATAACACGGGATCATTTCCTCGAGGGTTGTCATTAATGCTTCGTTCAATG GGAAAATGGATATATGATATGGACCCTTTCGAGCCTCTGAAATATGAACAGCCATTGCAGCAACTCAAAGCACGCATTTCAGAGAAGGGATCCAAAGCAGTATTCTCCCCGCTCATCGAAAAATATATTTTAAACAATGTGCATCGTGTCACAGTTGAAATGCAG CCTGATCCAGAGAAAGCTTCACGTGATGAAGCCGCTGAGAAAGAAATTTTAAAACAAGTAAAGTCTAGCATGACTCAGGAGGATCTTGCCGAGTTGGCACGTGCTACAAAGGAGCTGAAGGACAAACAAGAGACTCCAGATCCTCCAGAAGCTCTGAAAGCTGTTCCTAGCCTGTCGCTACAAGATATCCCTAAAAAGCCTATTCATGTACCAATAGAG GTGGGGGAGATAAACGGTGTCAAGGTCTTGCAACATGATCTCTTCACCAATGATGTAGTTTACTCCGAAGTTGTATTTGATATGGGTTCTATGAAGAAAGAACATCTACAACTGTTGCCTTTGTTCTG CCAATCCTTACTGGAGATGGGCACGAAAGACATGGACTTCGTGCAGCTTAATCAGTTGATTGGGAGAAAAACTGGAGGCATATCAGTTTACCCATTAACATCTTCAATAAAGGGAACAGATGATCCTCTTACTCGTATTGTCGTTCGGGGAAAAGCAATGTCAACGCGAGTAGAAGATTTGTTTCACCTG ATGAACTGTCTTCTTCAAGATGTTCAGTTCACAGAACAACAGAGGTTCAAGCAGTTTGTTTCCCAAAGTAAAGCAAGAATGGAG AATCGATTGAGGGGTAGTGGCCACGGTATAGCAGCTGCCAGAATGGATGCCAAGTTAAATGCAGCTGGATGGATTTCAGAACAAATGGGTGGTGTTAG TTATCTTGAGTATTTACGAGACCTGGAGACGAGGATTGATCAAGATTGGGACAGAATATCTGCATCACTCGAGGAAATGAGGAAGTCTCTATTTTCTAAGGAAGGTTGCTTGATAAACATAACCAGCGACTCAAAAAATCTTGAAAAATCTGGTCAACATATTGCCAAATTTCTTGATGCACTGCCAAGTGCCCCATCCCTGGGAAGTGATCCATGGCTCTCTCGACTGCCTTCTGTTAATGAAGCCATTGTTATCCCTACACAG GTTAATTATGTTGGAAAAGCTGGAAACCTATACCAAAGTGGATACCAGCTTAATGGAAGTGCCTATGTCATATCCAAGCACATAAGCAACACATGGTTATGGGACCGCGTTCGAGTTAGTGGTGGCGCATATGGAGGGTTTTGTGAATTTGACACTCATTCAG GGGTCTTTTCCTATTTGTCATACCGTGATCCGAACTTGCTGAAAACactagatgtctatgatgggactgCAAAGTTCCTCAGAGAACTAGAGGTAGATGATGATGCTCTCACAAAAGCTATTATTGGAACCATAGGGGATGTTGATTCCTACCAGCTACCAGATGCTAAAGGTTACAGCAG TCTGATGCGGTATTTGTTGGGAATCACTGAGGAGGAACGCCAGCAAAGGCGCGAAGAGATACTCGCAACCAG CGTGAAGGATTTCAAGGAGTTTGCCGATGCTGTCGAAatgatcaatgacaatggggttgtgGTGGCCGTAGCATCGCCTGACGACGTCGAGGCAGCAAACAAAGAGAAGTCGTTATTTTCAGACATCAAAAAGTGCCTGTGA